One Bradyrhizobium sp. CCGB12 genomic window carries:
- a CDS encoding shikimate dehydrogenase, giving the protein MTAPKTPAACLIGWPAAHSRSPLIHRYWLRTLGIAGGYVIEAVPPDDLRDFVFRLSLRGFVGANVTIPHKEGVLALSKPDARATAVGAANTLWFEDGELRSTNTDVEGFIGNLDASAPGWDAAEEALVLGAGGSSRAVVFGLRERGIERIHLANRTMARADTLARQFGPNVQPVTWDSINDVLPRARLLVNTTSLGMHGQPSLDVDVARLPQTAVVADLVYVPLVTPLLAAAQARGLKTADGLGMLLHQAVRGFELWFGRRPEVTADLRALVEADLTKT; this is encoded by the coding sequence ATGACCGCGCCCAAGACGCCCGCAGCCTGTTTGATCGGATGGCCGGCCGCGCATTCGCGCTCGCCGCTGATCCATCGCTATTGGTTGCGCACGCTCGGGATCGCGGGCGGGTATGTCATCGAGGCGGTTCCGCCCGATGATCTCAGAGACTTCGTGTTTCGGCTGTCGCTGCGCGGCTTCGTCGGCGCCAACGTCACCATCCCGCACAAGGAGGGCGTGCTGGCGCTATCGAAGCCCGATGCGCGTGCAACGGCCGTCGGCGCCGCCAACACGCTGTGGTTCGAGGATGGCGAGCTGCGCTCGACCAACACCGACGTCGAGGGCTTCATCGGCAATCTCGATGCCAGCGCGCCCGGCTGGGACGCGGCCGAGGAGGCACTTGTGCTCGGGGCCGGCGGCTCCTCGCGCGCGGTCGTGTTCGGCCTGCGCGAGCGGGGCATTGAGCGCATCCATCTCGCCAATCGCACCATGGCGCGGGCGGACACACTCGCAAGACAGTTCGGGCCGAACGTGCAGCCCGTGACATGGGACAGCATCAACGATGTCCTGCCGCGCGCAAGGCTTCTCGTGAACACGACCTCGCTCGGCATGCATGGCCAGCCTTCGCTCGACGTTGATGTGGCGCGCCTGCCGCAGACGGCCGTTGTCGCCGATCTCGTCTATGTCCCGCTGGTGACGCCGCTGCTTGCGGCGGCACAAGCGCGTGGCCTGAAGACCGCCGACGGGCTCGGCATGCTGCTGCACCAGGCCGTGCGCGGCTTCGAGCTGTGGTTCGGTCGGCGGCCCGAGGTCACCGCCGATTTGCGCGCGCTGGTCGAGGCCGATCTCACAAAGACTTGA
- a CDS encoding alpha-hydroxy acid oxidase, producing MKHITCIDDLRALHKRRVPKAFFDYCDRGSYAEETLRANREDMQAIKFRQRILVDVSKRDTSTTILGEPSTMPLILAPVGLLGMQHGDGEIYACRAAQAAGIPFTQSTMSICSIEDIAANVEKPFWFQLYVMKDRGFIKELIQRAMAAKCSALVLTVDLQVIGQRHADIKNGMTVPPEWSLSKLLDFASKPAWVSGVLQGKRRTFGNIAGHVKNTEDLNRLAEWTASQFDTSLSWKDVEWVRSIWPGKLIIKGILDVEDAEEAAKTGAQALVVSNHGGRQLDGAPSSIEVLPEIADAVGEKMEIMFDGGIRSGQDVMRALALGAKSCMIGRAYAYGLGAGGQAGVAKAIDIIQKELLTTMGLCGVNGIDEIDDHIIAV from the coding sequence ATGAAGCACATCACCTGTATCGACGATCTTCGCGCGCTGCATAAGCGCCGCGTGCCGAAGGCGTTCTTCGACTATTGCGACCGCGGCTCCTATGCCGAGGAGACGTTGCGCGCCAACCGCGAGGACATGCAGGCGATCAAGTTCCGCCAGCGCATCCTGGTCGACGTCTCCAAGCGCGACACCTCGACCACGATCCTCGGCGAGCCCTCGACCATGCCGCTGATCCTGGCGCCCGTCGGTCTTTTAGGCATGCAGCATGGCGACGGCGAGATTTACGCCTGCCGCGCCGCGCAGGCCGCCGGCATCCCGTTCACGCAATCGACGATGTCGATCTGCTCGATCGAGGACATCGCCGCCAATGTCGAGAAGCCGTTCTGGTTCCAGCTCTACGTCATGAAGGACCGCGGCTTCATCAAGGAATTGATCCAGCGGGCGATGGCAGCCAAGTGCAGCGCGCTGGTGCTGACCGTCGACCTGCAGGTGATCGGCCAGCGCCATGCCGACATCAAGAACGGCATGACGGTGCCGCCGGAATGGTCGCTGTCGAAACTGCTGGATTTCGCCAGCAAGCCCGCCTGGGTCTCCGGCGTGCTGCAAGGCAAGCGCCGCACCTTCGGCAACATCGCGGGACACGTGAAGAACACCGAGGATCTCAACCGCCTCGCCGAATGGACGGCGTCGCAGTTCGACACGTCGCTGAGCTGGAAGGACGTCGAGTGGGTCCGCAGCATCTGGCCCGGCAAGCTCATCATCAAGGGCATTTTGGACGTCGAGGACGCGGAGGAAGCCGCCAAGACCGGCGCGCAGGCCCTCGTCGTCTCCAACCATGGCGGCCGTCAGCTCGACGGTGCGCCATCCTCGATCGAGGTGCTGCCGGAGATTGCGGACGCGGTCGGCGAGAAGATGGAGATCATGTTCGACGGCGGCATCCGCTCCGGCCAGGACGTGATGCGCGCGCTCGCGCTCGGCGCAAAATCCTGCATGATCGGCCGCGCCTACGCCTATGGCCTCGGCGCCGGCGGCCAGGCCGGCGTCGCCAAGGCGATCGACATCATCCAGAAGGAGCTGCTCACCACCATGGGCCTGTGCGGCGTCAATGGGATCGACGAGATCGACGATCATATCATTGCGGTGTGA